The following proteins are encoded in a genomic region of Streptomyces sp. NBC_01723:
- a CDS encoding cold-shock protein, with translation MAVGRVVRFDGVRGYGFIAPEHGGEDVFLHANDLLIPETSVRSGAWVKFEVEEGDRGLKASSVQLADGAPPSVAPAQVAPLRSAAPAHSPMPSFHEAEEPTCDVLGAAEFTHEMTELMLSAAPSLSGEQILRLRQRLVEYGRKHGWVEG, from the coding sequence ATGGCGGTAGGCAGGGTTGTCAGGTTCGACGGGGTGCGGGGCTACGGGTTCATCGCCCCCGAACACGGCGGGGAGGACGTCTTCCTGCATGCCAATGATCTGCTGATCCCGGAGACGTCCGTGCGTTCCGGGGCCTGGGTGAAGTTCGAGGTGGAGGAGGGCGACCGCGGGCTGAAGGCGTCGTCCGTCCAGCTGGCCGACGGAGCGCCGCCGTCCGTGGCACCGGCGCAGGTCGCACCGCTGCGGTCCGCCGCGCCGGCGCATTCGCCGATGCCCTCGTTCCACGAGGCGGAGGAGCCGACGTGTGATGTGCTGGGCGCCGCGGAGTTCACCCACGAGATGACGGAACTGATGCTGAGCGCGGCTCCGTCGCTGTCCGGGGAGCAGATCCTGCGGCTCCGGCAGCGGCTGGTCGAGTACGGCAGGAAGCACGGCTGGGTCGAAGGCTGA
- a CDS encoding alpha-hydroxy acid oxidase produces the protein MRLSLGDYARLARERLDPPVWDFLDGGAGEERTLLANTTAFDRVRLRPTVLSGVTAPELQTKILDRPWAVPLAVAPMAYHTLAHPEGEAATVRAAARRGVPVVVSMFAGRTFEDLAAAAGAPLWLQTYCLRDRATVRRLVERAEHAGFEAVVLTVDTPRLGRRLRDLRNGFRLPPGVGPANLDGDGFDSPAGHALTQFDPAQDWGWVEWLRSVTRLPIVLKGILTGADAARAVTAGVDGIIVSNHGGRQLDGVPASLDALPEVAAAVSEACPVLLDGGVRRGADVLAARAMGADAVLLGRPVLYGLAVDGEEGVARTLDLLVDELTDAMTLTGTASVAAVPPELVSTSPA, from the coding sequence ATGCGGCTTTCGCTCGGCGACTACGCCCGACTGGCGCGCGAACGGCTGGACCCACCGGTCTGGGACTTCCTGGACGGCGGCGCCGGTGAGGAACGCACCCTACTGGCCAACACCACCGCCTTCGACCGGGTACGGCTGCGGCCCACGGTACTGAGCGGAGTCACCGCCCCGGAACTCCAGACCAAGATCCTCGACCGCCCGTGGGCGGTCCCGCTGGCCGTCGCGCCGATGGCCTACCACACCCTGGCGCACCCGGAGGGCGAGGCCGCCACCGTCCGGGCCGCGGCGCGCCGCGGCGTCCCCGTCGTCGTCAGCATGTTCGCCGGCCGCACCTTCGAGGACCTCGCCGCCGCGGCCGGCGCTCCGCTCTGGCTCCAGACGTACTGTCTGCGCGACCGCGCCACCGTCCGACGGCTCGTGGAACGTGCGGAGCACGCCGGGTTCGAAGCGGTCGTCCTCACCGTCGACACCCCCCGTCTCGGCCGGCGGCTGCGCGACCTGCGCAACGGCTTCCGGCTGCCCCCGGGCGTCGGACCCGCCAACCTCGACGGCGACGGCTTCGACAGCCCGGCGGGCCACGCCCTGACCCAGTTCGACCCGGCGCAGGACTGGGGCTGGGTCGAGTGGCTGCGGTCGGTCACCCGGCTGCCGATCGTGCTGAAGGGGATCCTCACCGGCGCGGACGCGGCACGCGCGGTCACCGCCGGGGTGGACGGAATCATCGTCTCGAATCACGGCGGACGCCAACTCGACGGCGTACCGGCGTCCCTGGACGCGCTGCCGGAAGTCGCGGCCGCGGTGTCGGAGGCGTGTCCCGTCCTCCTCGACGGGGGCGTGCGCCGCGGCGCCGACGTCCTGGCCGCCCGTGCCATGGGCGCGGACGCCGTCCTCCTCGGCCGTCCCGTGCTGTACGGACTCGCCGTGGACGGCGAGGAGGGCGTCGCGCGGACGCTCGACCTGCTGGTCGACGAACTCACCGACGCCATGACCCTCACCGGCACCGCCTCCGTGGCCGCCGTGCCCCCCGAACTGGTCAGCACCTCGCCCGCGTGA
- the dpgA gene encoding 3,5-dihydroxyphenylacetyl-CoA synthase DpgA, with protein MTVRARIVGVGTAVPPTSYSQQEVLDTFEITDARARGVFLNSAIERRHLVLPPPGADGRPVGEQQGDLLDKHKTHAVESGIRALEACLKRAGASLADVRHLCCVTSTGLLTPGLSALIIRELGIGRDCSRSDIVGMGCNAGLNALNLVAGWSVANPGELAVVLCSEACSAAYAMDTTMRTAVVNSLFGDGAAAVALIAGEPVSPAHPDGAGADGPRILRFASHIIPDAVDAMRYDWDRDLGRFSFFLDPQIPYVIGAHAEEVTDRLLAGTGLLRDDISHWLVHSGGKKVIDAVVVNLGLSRHAVRHTTGVLRDYGNVSSGSFLFSYERLLEEQVATPGEYGVLMTMGPGSTIETALIQW; from the coding sequence ATGACCGTCCGGGCCCGGATCGTCGGCGTGGGCACCGCCGTGCCGCCGACCTCGTACTCGCAGCAGGAAGTGCTGGACACCTTCGAGATCACCGACGCCAGGGCGCGAGGCGTCTTCCTCAACAGCGCCATCGAGCGACGTCACCTGGTACTCCCCCCGCCCGGCGCCGACGGCCGCCCCGTCGGCGAGCAGCAGGGCGATCTGCTCGACAAGCACAAAACCCACGCCGTGGAGTCCGGGATCCGCGCCCTCGAAGCCTGCCTGAAGCGGGCCGGCGCGAGCCTCGCCGACGTGCGTCACTTGTGCTGCGTCACCTCGACGGGACTCCTGACCCCGGGGCTGAGCGCACTGATCATCCGTGAACTGGGCATCGGCCGGGACTGCAGCCGCTCCGACATCGTCGGGATGGGATGCAACGCGGGCCTGAACGCGCTGAACCTGGTCGCCGGCTGGTCGGTGGCCAACCCCGGCGAACTGGCCGTGGTCCTGTGCTCGGAGGCGTGCTCGGCCGCCTACGCCATGGACACCACCATGCGGACGGCCGTGGTGAACAGCCTCTTCGGCGACGGAGCCGCGGCGGTCGCGCTGATCGCCGGCGAACCCGTGTCCCCCGCGCACCCGGACGGCGCGGGCGCGGACGGCCCGCGCATCCTCCGGTTCGCCAGCCACATCATCCCCGACGCGGTGGACGCCATGCGGTACGACTGGGACCGGGACCTGGGCAGGTTCAGCTTCTTCCTCGACCCGCAGATCCCCTACGTCATCGGCGCGCACGCCGAAGAGGTCACCGACCGCCTGCTGGCCGGAACCGGCCTGCTCCGCGACGACATCAGCCACTGGCTGGTGCACTCGGGCGGCAAGAAGGTCATCGACGCGGTCGTCGTCAACCTCGGCCTGAGCCGCCACGCCGTCCGGCACACCACCGGAGTCCTGCGCGACTACGGGAACGTCTCCAGCGGGTCGTTCCTGTTCTCCTACGAGCGTCTCCTGGAGGAACAGGTGGCCACCCCCGGCGAATACGGCGTCCTCATGACCATGGGGCCCGGCTCCACCATCGAGACGGCGCTGATCCAATGGTGA
- a CDS encoding cysteate synthase, whose amino-acid sequence MAGNGRRGRDGKAAAGDRHYVLVCSLCGDRRPDDGLILDCPRDHPPALLRTEYANPRFTPDQEYDGLFRYREWLPVVRALRSTGRGAVYRSQGLAAALGLPRLWIAFNGYWPERGASLETGTFKEFEALTVLGRLPGREHVLTVASSGNTAAAFAWVCSRQRVPCLIVVSGKGLGRLRFPGTLDPCVTLVVIDDGDYPDAIALASSISRLPPFLAEGGVKNVGRRDGLAAVLLTAYEEMRCLPSHYFQAVGSGTGAIAVLEAARRIGVAAGGLPLPRLMLCQNLPFTPIHDAWRMGETVREPELTDGFRESIAKVHADELTNWAPPYSIRAGVHDALRDSDGDVLVADNASVVVARNMFRELEGIDIEPAAGVAVACLRDAVAQGKVDRDAVVLLNITGGGRRRLATDRPLVGARPHWRLTKDALAEDGLAQRIAARRT is encoded by the coding sequence ATGGCCGGGAACGGGCGGCGCGGTAGGGACGGGAAGGCCGCGGCCGGGGACCGGCACTACGTACTCGTGTGCTCGCTGTGCGGCGACCGCCGGCCCGACGACGGCCTGATCCTGGACTGCCCGCGGGACCATCCGCCCGCGCTGCTCAGAACCGAGTACGCCAACCCGCGGTTCACCCCCGACCAGGAGTACGACGGACTCTTCCGCTACCGGGAGTGGCTGCCCGTCGTCCGCGCCCTCCGATCGACGGGCCGGGGCGCCGTGTACCGCAGCCAGGGCCTCGCCGCCGCCCTGGGACTGCCACGGCTGTGGATCGCGTTCAACGGCTACTGGCCGGAACGCGGCGCCTCGCTCGAGACCGGCACCTTCAAGGAGTTCGAGGCCCTCACGGTGCTCGGCCGGCTCCCGGGCCGGGAGCACGTCCTGACCGTCGCCTCGTCGGGCAACACCGCCGCCGCGTTCGCCTGGGTCTGCTCCCGGCAGCGCGTGCCCTGCCTGATCGTCGTCTCCGGCAAGGGCCTGGGCCGGCTGCGGTTCCCCGGCACCCTCGACCCGTGTGTGACGCTCGTGGTCATCGACGACGGCGACTATCCCGACGCCATCGCACTCGCCTCCTCGATCTCCCGCCTGCCGCCCTTCCTGGCCGAGGGCGGCGTGAAGAACGTCGGCCGCCGGGACGGCCTGGCGGCCGTACTGCTGACGGCGTATGAGGAAATGAGATGCCTGCCGTCGCACTACTTCCAGGCGGTGGGCAGCGGCACCGGCGCCATCGCGGTCCTCGAGGCCGCCCGCCGGATCGGCGTCGCCGCCGGCGGACTTCCGCTGCCCAGACTCATGCTGTGCCAGAACCTGCCGTTCACCCCCATCCACGACGCCTGGCGCATGGGGGAGACCGTGAGGGAACCCGAACTCACCGACGGGTTCAGGGAGTCCATCGCCAAGGTGCATGCCGACGAGCTGACGAACTGGGCACCCCCCTACAGCATCCGCGCGGGCGTGCACGACGCGCTGCGCGACAGCGACGGCGACGTCCTGGTCGCCGACAACGCCTCCGTCGTGGTCGCCCGGAACATGTTCCGCGAACTCGAAGGGATCGACATCGAGCCCGCCGCGGGTGTGGCGGTCGCCTGCCTGCGCGACGCGGTGGCCCAGGGGAAGGTCGACCGGGACGCGGTCGTCCTGCTGAACATCACCGGCGGCGGGCGCCGCCGCCTCGCGACGGACCGCCCTCTGGTGGGCGCCCGCCCGCACTGGCGCCTGACGAAGGACGCACTCGCCGAGGACGGACTGGCGCAGCGGATCGCCGCGCGACGCACATGA
- the dpgB gene encoding enoyl-CoA-hydratase DpgB yields the protein MRFHLEIDGSAHLTAASVRAVEEACAVAERDGFLAVAVTGVPDGTRTEADVALVSKWERALRRLERLPATTIAVASGAVGGPALDALLATDHRIATPDTRLEVSLSGAATWPGMALHRLVQQAGIAAVRRAVLFGESLSASRALALDLVHDLVDAPLPALTEAVAAARLRSGRELAIRRQLMHDAVTTSFEDALGAHLAACDRTLRQAAAGAGR from the coding sequence GTGCGCTTCCACCTGGAGATCGACGGCTCCGCACACCTCACGGCGGCCTCCGTGCGCGCCGTGGAGGAGGCCTGCGCCGTCGCCGAGCGCGACGGGTTCCTCGCCGTGGCCGTCACCGGCGTACCGGACGGCACGCGGACCGAGGCCGATGTCGCCCTGGTCAGCAAGTGGGAACGGGCACTGCGACGGCTCGAACGGCTGCCCGCGACAACGATCGCGGTCGCCTCCGGCGCGGTCGGCGGCCCCGCCCTCGACGCGCTCCTCGCCACCGACCACCGCATCGCGACCCCCGACACCCGCCTCGAGGTCTCGCTGAGCGGCGCGGCCACCTGGCCGGGCATGGCGCTGCACCGGCTCGTGCAACAGGCCGGCATTGCGGCCGTGCGGCGCGCGGTCCTGTTCGGGGAGTCCCTGAGCGCGTCGCGAGCGCTGGCCCTCGACCTCGTCCACGACCTCGTCGACGCGCCCCTGCCCGCGCTGACCGAGGCCGTCGCGGCGGCCCGCCTCCGCTCCGGCCGCGAACTGGCCATCAGACGGCAGCTGATGCACGACGCCGTCACCACCAGCTTCGAGGACGCTCTCGGCGCCCACCTGGCGGCCTGCGACCGGACGCTCCGCCAGGCCGCCGCGGGAGCTGGCCGATGA